In Burkholderiales bacterium, the following proteins share a genomic window:
- a CDS encoding TauD/TfdA family dioxygenase: protein MSAVKSQTQIEVLPTGKYLGAEVRCGDVRNLDAAGVAAIRKASADHLVIVIRDQNLSDPELIEFGGRFGTLDCAPLAKTGKEKARTHPEIVVVSNVLENGQAIGVLRDAEVIWHSDNSYRENPLAYSALYSLEIPPSGGNTGFANMYYALEMLDPALRAKIEGRSIKHDMTYNSAGDLREGFKPVSDVRDAPGPLHPIVRTHPDTGCDALYLGRRPNAYIDGLSVEESEALLEALWAHATRPEYTWHHVWRPGDILMWDNRCVMHRRDPFDGGYNRVMHRVQCAGEKPVKSPEGRLGHPRAHVA from the coding sequence GTGTCCGCAGTGAAATCCCAGACGCAGATCGAAGTCCTCCCCACCGGTAAATACCTCGGCGCCGAAGTGCGCTGCGGCGACGTGCGCAACCTCGACGCCGCCGGCGTCGCCGCGATCCGCAAGGCGTCTGCCGACCACCTGGTCATCGTGATCCGGGACCAGAATCTGTCCGATCCCGAGCTCATCGAGTTCGGCGGCCGCTTCGGCACGCTCGACTGCGCGCCGCTCGCCAAGACCGGCAAGGAGAAGGCCCGCACGCACCCCGAGATCGTCGTCGTCTCGAACGTGCTGGAAAACGGCCAGGCAATCGGCGTGCTGCGCGACGCCGAAGTGATCTGGCACTCGGACAACTCGTACCGCGAGAACCCGCTGGCGTACAGCGCGCTCTATTCGCTCGAGATCCCGCCCAGCGGCGGCAACACCGGGTTCGCGAACATGTATTACGCGCTCGAGATGCTGGATCCGGCGTTGCGCGCCAAGATCGAAGGCCGCTCGATCAAGCACGACATGACCTACAACAGCGCCGGCGACCTGCGCGAAGGCTTCAAGCCGGTCTCCGACGTGCGCGATGCGCCGGGGCCCCTGCACCCGATCGTGCGCACGCACCCGGACACCGGCTGCGACGCGCTCTATCTCGGCCGCCGTCCGAACGCCTATATCGACGGTTTGAGCGTCGAGGAATCGGAGGCGCTGCTCGAGGCGCTGTGGGCGCACGCGACGCGTCCCGAATACACGTGGCACCACGTCTGGCGTCCGGGCGACATCCTCATGTGGGACAACCGCTGCGTCATGCACCGCCGCGATCCTTTCGACGGCGGCTACAACCGCGTGATGCACCGCGTGCAGTGCGCGGGCGAGAAACCGGTCAAATCGCCGGAAGGCAGGCTGGGCCATCCCCGCGCGCACGTCGCATAA
- a CDS encoding MBL fold metallo-hydrolase: protein MLFRELNRGKCKTYLIACERTRCAALIDPVKGHVDRYLSLLAYEGLKLHAVIDTHTHADHPTGAFLLRDLTGARLVMHRRAPVPVATDHVVDGDVIRIGDLEVKVLYTPGHTPDGISLYVDGRVFTGDTLLIGGTGRADFAGGDAGAEYDSIAGKLFQLPDDTVVYPAHDYRGNTSSTIGQEKRANPRVAGRSRDEYVALMASLNFPLPEKIQEVLQPNQSAIEDDKTKFPDLVQLNSVRQLNAQEVAMRMGSGEPPFVVDVREPQEYTGELGHIAGSTLIPLRDLADRAGELIAHKARPIVVVCRSGVRSTTGAAILSGLGFDKVYNLQGGMIDWNDNGLPTER from the coding sequence ATGCTGTTTCGTGAGCTCAACCGCGGAAAGTGCAAGACCTACCTGATCGCGTGTGAGCGCACCAGGTGCGCCGCGCTGATCGACCCGGTCAAGGGGCACGTCGACCGCTACCTGTCGCTGCTCGCCTACGAGGGGCTCAAGCTCCACGCGGTCATCGACACCCATACCCATGCCGATCACCCCACCGGCGCGTTCCTGCTGAGGGACCTCACCGGGGCGCGCCTCGTCATGCACCGGCGGGCGCCGGTGCCGGTCGCCACCGACCACGTGGTCGACGGCGACGTCATCCGCATCGGCGACCTCGAGGTGAAGGTGCTCTACACCCCGGGCCATACGCCCGACGGCATCAGTCTGTACGTCGACGGGCGCGTCTTCACCGGCGACACGCTGCTCATCGGCGGCACCGGACGCGCGGATTTCGCCGGCGGCGACGCGGGCGCCGAATACGACTCGATCGCGGGCAAGCTCTTCCAGCTTCCCGACGATACCGTGGTCTATCCCGCCCACGATTACCGCGGCAACACCAGCTCGACCATCGGCCAGGAGAAGCGCGCCAACCCGCGTGTCGCCGGCCGCTCGCGCGACGAATACGTGGCGCTGATGGCGAGCCTCAATTTCCCCTTACCCGAGAAGATCCAGGAAGTGCTGCAGCCCAACCAGTCCGCCATCGAAGACGACAAGACCAAGTTCCCCGACCTCGTGCAATTGAACAGCGTGCGCCAGCTCAACGCGCAGGAAGTCGCGATGCGCATGGGCTCGGGCGAGCCGCCCTTCGTCGTCGACGTGCGCGAGCCGCAGGAATACACCGGCGAGCTCGGCCACATCGCCGGCAGCACGCTCATCCCGCTGCGCGACCTCGCCGACCGCGCGGGCGAGCTCATCGCGCACAAAGCCAGGCCCATCGTCGTCGTCTGCCGCTCCGGCGTGCGCAGCACCACCGGCGCCGCCATCCTCTCCGGCCTCGGCTTCGACAAGGTCTACAACCTGCAGGGCGGGATGATCGACTGGAACGACAACGGTCTGCCGACCGAACGCTGA
- a CDS encoding tripartite tricarboxylate transporter substrate binding protein, protein MQRFVTVALAALAAGSALAQTQYPARPIRLVFPFPAGGNVDTLGRVFAKQLEAQVGQPVVIDNRAGANGILGIDIVAKAVPDGYTIMYNSFSFVINPSIYKKLPYDTERDFVPITNPALGLGYVLAANPSSQIGSVKELLAMAKKSPLRYSSPGIGNGQHLAGELLARKAGIQLLHVPYKGGGPSLTAALGGEVQLTFTAAAVGAPHFKSGKLKALGFSGASRLPALPDVPTIAEAGLPDFNYDSGWHGLFAPAKTPAAIVEKLHAESAKAVHEPKVKDFLASGGYEARADPPPQFAKAFRADIRKYGDIVKAARIEPQ, encoded by the coding sequence ATGCAACGTTTCGTCACCGTCGCGCTCGCGGCGCTGGCCGCTGGCAGCGCGCTCGCGCAAACCCAGTATCCCGCCCGGCCAATACGGCTCGTGTTCCCGTTTCCGGCGGGCGGCAACGTCGACACGCTGGGGCGCGTTTTCGCGAAGCAGCTCGAGGCGCAGGTCGGCCAGCCGGTGGTCATCGACAACCGCGCCGGCGCCAACGGGATCCTCGGCATCGACATCGTCGCGAAGGCGGTGCCGGACGGCTACACGATCATGTACAACTCGTTCTCCTTCGTGATCAACCCGAGCATCTACAAGAAGCTGCCGTACGACACCGAGCGCGACTTCGTTCCCATCACCAATCCCGCGCTCGGACTCGGTTACGTGCTCGCGGCGAACCCGTCTTCGCAGATCGGCTCGGTGAAAGAGCTCCTCGCCATGGCGAAAAAGAGCCCGTTGCGCTACAGCTCGCCGGGCATCGGCAACGGCCAGCACCTCGCGGGCGAGCTCCTGGCGAGGAAAGCCGGGATCCAGCTCCTGCACGTGCCGTACAAGGGCGGCGGACCGTCGCTCACGGCCGCGCTCGGCGGGGAAGTGCAGCTCACGTTCACCGCCGCGGCGGTCGGCGCTCCCCATTTCAAGTCCGGCAAGCTGAAGGCGCTCGGTTTCAGCGGGGCGTCGCGCCTGCCGGCGCTGCCCGACGTGCCCACGATCGCCGAGGCGGGGCTGCCCGATTTCAACTACGATTCAGGGTGGCACGGCCTGTTCGCGCCCGCGAAAACCCCTGCGGCGATCGTCGAGAAGCTCCACGCCGAATCGGCGAAAGCGGTGCACGAGCCGAAGGTGAAGGATTTTCTGGCGAGCGGGGGCTACGAGGCCCGGGCCGACCCGCCGCCGCAATTCGCTAAAGCGTTCCGCGCCGACATCCGAAAATACGGCGATATCGTGAAGGCTGCCCGTATCGAGCCGCAGTAA
- a CDS encoding dihydrolipoamide acetyltransferase family protein, with protein MKIFKLPDLGEGLQEAEIVQWHVKPGDTVKLDQPMVSVETAKAIVDIPAPYAGKVERLYGNPGDIAHIGAPLVGFEGEGFDASAGTVVGSVEVGQKVVREAAMGPAPAPSHGIKAMPAVRALARKLNVDLAMVTPTGTDGMLTPGDVQRAARILSEQGPIELLRGVRRAMAQNMMLANAEVASATIMDDADIHAWRQGANVMLRLIRAIVEGCRAEPSLNAWYDSQRIGRWVVKKVDLGIAVDAADGLLVPVLRNVGERDMDDIKAGLQKLVEDARARRVPPEELRGHTITLSNYGTIAGRYASPVVVPPTVAIVGAGRIRDAVVAVDGAPAVRRVIPLSLTFDHRAVSGGEAGRFLAAMMADLQKAE; from the coding sequence ATGAAAATATTCAAGCTCCCCGACCTCGGAGAAGGATTGCAGGAAGCCGAGATCGTGCAGTGGCACGTGAAACCCGGCGACACGGTGAAGCTCGATCAGCCCATGGTGTCGGTCGAGACCGCCAAGGCGATCGTCGACATTCCCGCGCCGTACGCCGGCAAGGTGGAGCGCCTTTACGGCAATCCCGGAGACATCGCGCACATCGGCGCGCCGCTCGTCGGCTTCGAAGGCGAAGGCTTTGATGCGAGCGCGGGCACGGTGGTGGGCAGCGTCGAAGTCGGTCAGAAAGTGGTGCGCGAAGCGGCGATGGGCCCGGCGCCGGCGCCCAGCCACGGCATCAAGGCGATGCCCGCGGTGCGCGCGCTCGCGAGGAAGCTCAACGTCGACCTCGCGATGGTCACGCCGACCGGCACCGACGGCATGCTCACGCCCGGCGACGTGCAGCGCGCGGCGCGCATCCTCTCCGAGCAGGGACCGATCGAGCTGTTGCGCGGCGTGCGGCGCGCGATGGCGCAGAACATGATGCTCGCCAACGCCGAGGTCGCGTCCGCGACGATCATGGACGACGCGGATATCCATGCGTGGCGCCAGGGTGCGAACGTGATGCTGCGGCTCATCCGCGCGATCGTCGAGGGCTGCCGCGCCGAGCCTTCGCTCAACGCGTGGTACGACAGCCAGCGCATCGGGCGCTGGGTCGTCAAGAAGGTCGATCTCGGCATCGCGGTCGACGCCGCGGACGGGCTGCTCGTGCCGGTGCTGAGGAACGTGGGCGAGCGCGACATGGACGACATCAAGGCGGGACTGCAGAAGCTCGTCGAAGACGCGCGCGCGAGACGCGTGCCGCCGGAAGAGCTGCGCGGCCACACCATCACGCTGTCGAACTACGGGACCATCGCGGGGCGTTACGCGTCACCGGTGGTGGTGCCGCCGACCGTCGCGATCGTCGGTGCGGGACGCATCCGCGACGCGGTGGTCGCGGTGGACGGCGCGCCGGCGGTGCGAAGGGTGATTCCCTTGTCGCTGACCTTCGATCACCGCGCGGTATCCGGCGGCGAAGCCGGGCGGTTTCTCGCGGCGATGATGGCGGATCTGCAGAAGGCGGAGTAA
- a CDS encoding alpha-ketoacid dehydrogenase subunit beta, with product MAEITLVEAINLALSHELQRDESVVVLGQDVGRDGGVFRSTLGLVDKFGPERVIDTPLAEGMIAGMAIGMAVEGIRAVAEIQFSGFAYTCIDQILNHAGRMRYRTRGRMSCPMVLRTPCGGGIHAPEHHSESPEAMFAHTPGIRVVYPSSPKSAYGLLLAAIRDPDPVVFLEPTRLYRLFKEDVTDDGAALPLDTCFTLREGTDVTLVTWGGMVHETLQAADTLAEEGYAAEVLDVATLKPYDLETILASVQRTGRCVVVSEAPKTAGFASEIAAAVGEHGLLYLMAPVGRVTGYDSVMPLARLEKQYMPSAERIADAARLAIGWSG from the coding sequence ATGGCGGAGATCACCCTCGTAGAGGCCATCAACCTCGCGCTCAGCCACGAGTTGCAGCGCGACGAGTCGGTCGTCGTGCTCGGCCAGGACGTCGGCCGCGACGGCGGGGTCTTCCGCTCCACGCTGGGGCTCGTCGACAAATTCGGCCCCGAGCGCGTCATCGACACGCCGCTCGCCGAAGGGATGATCGCCGGCATGGCGATCGGCATGGCGGTCGAAGGCATCAGGGCGGTGGCCGAAATCCAGTTCTCCGGGTTCGCCTACACCTGCATCGACCAGATCCTCAATCACGCGGGGCGCATGCGCTACCGCACCCGCGGGCGCATGAGCTGCCCGATGGTTTTGCGTACGCCGTGCGGCGGAGGCATCCACGCGCCGGAGCACCATTCGGAAAGCCCCGAGGCGATGTTCGCGCACACGCCGGGCATCCGCGTGGTCTATCCCTCTTCGCCGAAGAGCGCTTACGGCCTGCTGCTCGCGGCTATCCGCGATCCCGATCCGGTGGTCTTCCTCGAGCCCACGCGCCTCTACCGTCTCTTCAAGGAAGACGTGACCGACGACGGCGCTGCGCTGCCGCTCGACACCTGCTTCACGCTGCGCGAAGGCACCGACGTGACGCTCGTCACGTGGGGCGGCATGGTGCACGAGACGCTTCAGGCGGCCGACACGCTCGCCGAGGAAGGCTATGCGGCGGAGGTGCTCGACGTCGCGACGCTGAAGCCCTACGACCTCGAGACCATCCTCGCGTCGGTGCAGCGCACCGGTCGCTGCGTCGTCGTCTCCGAAGCGCCGAAAACCGCGGGCTTCGCCTCCGAGATCGCGGCCGCGGTCGGCGAGCACGGCCTGCTCTATCTCATGGCGCCGGTCGGGCGCGTCACGGGTTACGACAGCGTGATGCCGCTCGCCCGCCTCGAAAAGCAATACATGCCCAGCGCCGAGCGCATCGCCGACGCCGCGCGGCTCGCCATAGGATGGTCCGGATGA